The Chlorogloeopsis sp. ULAP01 genome window below encodes:
- the nblB gene encoding phycobilisome degradation protein NblB, with protein sequence MSVTPDSVKQLLSSEDLGDRLRAVNQIRQLEPTIGFELIQNAINDSNSRVRYSAVSQFDTLGGQDLDLSLNVLRDRLLNDPEPDVQAAAADCLGALKLDAAFEDLQNLYQTSNEWIVKFSIIAALGELGDPRSFDLLRQALSSDNELVQTAAISSFGELGNTQAVPLLTPYANNPDWQVRYRVVQALASLGGTEANSVLQTLANDEVEAVASEAKRALQSS encoded by the coding sequence ATGAGTGTTACTCCTGATTCTGTAAAGCAATTGCTAAGTTCTGAGGATTTGGGTGATCGCTTGCGAGCAGTAAATCAAATCCGTCAACTGGAACCAACAATTGGCTTTGAATTGATACAAAACGCTATTAATGACAGCAATTCCCGTGTGCGATACTCGGCAGTGAGTCAGTTTGATACTTTGGGCGGACAGGATTTAGATTTATCTTTGAATGTGTTGCGCGATCGCTTGCTCAACGATCCGGAACCCGACGTGCAAGCCGCAGCCGCAGACTGTTTGGGCGCTCTGAAGCTAGATGCAGCTTTTGAAGATTTACAAAACCTTTATCAAACCAGCAATGAATGGATCGTCAAGTTCAGTATCATCGCGGCTTTGGGAGAGTTGGGCGATCCGCGCTCTTTTGATTTACTTAGACAAGCACTTTCTTCAGATAATGAGTTAGTACAAACTGCTGCTATTAGCTCCTTTGGAGAATTAGGAAATACACAAGCAGTTCCGCTCTTAACTCCCTATGCCAACAATCCAGATTGGCAAGTTCGTTATAGAGTGGTGCAAGCCCTTGCTAGTTTGGGAGGTACAGAAGCGAATTCGGTATTGCAAACTCTGGCTAATGATGAAGTAGAAGCTGTTGCGTCTGAAGCGAAGAGAGCTTTGCAATCTAGCTAA
- the mutT gene encoding 8-oxo-dGTP diphosphatase MutT — MNETTSLPPHKIIGVAVIWNEQRQILIDRRLPKGVMGGLWEFPGGKIEPGETIKDCIQREIYEELGIVIEVGEHLITIDHTYTHLRVTLTVHNCRHITGIPQPIECDEVRWVSLDELEQFAFPEANVDIIKALREAFM; from the coding sequence ATGAACGAAACTACTTCCCTCCCACCTCATAAAATTATCGGTGTTGCTGTAATTTGGAACGAGCAGAGGCAAATTTTAATTGATCGGCGTCTTCCAAAGGGAGTAATGGGTGGTTTGTGGGAATTTCCTGGAGGGAAAATCGAACCTGGTGAAACAATCAAAGATTGTATTCAACGAGAAATATATGAAGAATTAGGAATAGTGATAGAAGTAGGTGAGCATCTAATCACTATTGACCATACCTATACACACCTAAGAGTTACCCTCACAGTACATAATTGCCGTCATATTACGGGCATTCCGCAACCAATTGAATGCGATGAAGTTCGTTGGGTAAGTTTAGATGAACTAGAGCAGTTTGCTTTTCCGGAAGCAAACGTTGACATTATTAAAGCTTTACGGGAAGCTTTTATGTAA
- a CDS encoding SGNH/GDSL hydrolase family protein, whose translation MKIKLVAAGLFLLSLLSPLKTAAANTDPEKIYIFGDSLSDAGNLYNATKFQAPPSPPYFEGRFSNGKVWVEYLGERLGLKPVLFTNLQNSTPSDGINYAFGGAGSGLFNTLFDPKELLPGALAQVNLFTENQQADPNALYIVWAGGNDYLFGNVTDVKQPIANISAAIALLAVSGAKNIIVPNLPDLGKIPFTSRTENASLLTALTKKHNQALAEALQKLSIIPGIKIIPLDIESLFNRVQAAPSEFGLNLTNVTDACLVGSLQDVVQGNFSVCPNPDNYLFWDGVHPTTVVHNVIAETALSALDIEYVPKPWVTLKDWNLELLSSKSVRVDIAQIPEESGYKN comes from the coding sequence ATGAAAATAAAACTGGTAGCGGCGGGATTGTTTCTTTTGTCTTTGCTGTCGCCGCTTAAGACTGCGGCTGCAAATACAGATCCTGAAAAAATTTACATATTCGGTGATAGTCTTTCTGATGCGGGTAATCTCTACAACGCTACAAAGTTTCAAGCACCTCCAAGTCCTCCTTACTTTGAAGGACGTTTTTCCAATGGGAAAGTGTGGGTGGAATATCTTGGAGAGCGGTTGGGGCTAAAACCAGTTTTATTCACCAATTTGCAAAATTCTACTCCATCCGATGGTATTAATTATGCATTTGGTGGTGCGGGTTCTGGTCTGTTTAATACCTTATTTGACCCTAAAGAACTATTGCCAGGAGCATTAGCGCAAGTAAACTTATTTACAGAAAATCAACAAGCCGATCCAAACGCACTTTATATCGTATGGGCAGGTGGGAATGATTATCTGTTTGGTAATGTCACTGATGTTAAGCAACCAATTGCGAATATATCAGCTGCGATCGCACTACTTGCCGTATCGGGCGCCAAAAATATAATTGTCCCTAACTTGCCAGATTTGGGCAAGATTCCTTTTACATCAAGAACAGAAAATGCCAGCCTGCTAACAGCTTTAACTAAAAAACATAACCAAGCATTGGCGGAAGCTTTACAGAAACTGAGTATAATTCCTGGCATTAAAATTATTCCGCTAGATATTGAGTCTCTATTTAATAGAGTGCAGGCTGCCCCCAGTGAATTTGGCTTAAATTTAACCAATGTCACTGATGCTTGTTTAGTAGGCAGCTTGCAGGATGTAGTACAAGGTAATTTTAGTGTGTGTCCCAACCCAGACAATTATTTATTTTGGGACGGCGTACATCCCACGACAGTCGTGCATAATGTCATAGCAGAAACGGCACTCTCCGCACTTGATATTGAGTACGTACCCAAACCTTGGGTGACACTCAAAGATTGGAACTTGGAGCTTTTAAGTAGTAAAAGTGTTCGAGTCGATATCGCCCAAATCCCAGAAGAGTCGGGCTATAAGAACTAA
- a CDS encoding Crp/Fnr family transcriptional regulator: MSASQNPRNSIKNQLLAALPPEEYERLLPYMELVSLDLKQILYAPNEPIQYVYFLNSGVGSLLSLVESGDAVEVGTVGNEGMVGLPVFLGANSIPGEAIQQIPGEGMRMRADVFQREVTPGSPLYKLLQLYTQALFNLIAQSSACNRLHSIEQRFCRWMLMTRDRVGADQFPLTQEFLAQMLGVRRASVSEVATTIARAGFISYKYGKMTILDTEGLESTSCECYVIVKREFERLLGGNSAFS, translated from the coding sequence ATGTCCGCGTCCCAAAACCCCCGTAATTCAATTAAAAATCAGCTGTTGGCTGCTCTGCCCCCAGAGGAATACGAACGCCTCCTGCCTTACATGGAGTTAGTCTCTCTAGATTTAAAACAAATCCTCTACGCACCTAACGAACCGATCCAATATGTCTATTTCCTCAACAGTGGCGTCGGTTCTCTGCTCTCTTTAGTGGAAAGTGGTGATGCAGTGGAAGTAGGTACGGTGGGTAATGAAGGGATGGTGGGTTTGCCTGTATTTCTGGGAGCCAACTCAATTCCCGGTGAGGCTATTCAACAAATTCCTGGTGAAGGCATGAGGATGAGGGCGGATGTATTTCAACGTGAAGTGACTCCAGGTAGCCCGCTTTACAAATTGCTGCAACTCTACACGCAAGCGCTATTTAATCTAATCGCTCAATCTTCTGCTTGCAACCGCCTGCACTCCATTGAACAGCGGTTTTGCCGGTGGATGTTGATGACTCGCGATCGAGTGGGAGCAGATCAATTTCCTCTCACCCAAGAGTTTCTAGCACAAATGCTAGGGGTGCGTCGCGCAAGTGTGAGTGAAGTTGCCACTACTATTGCGAGGGCAGGATTCATCAGCTACAAGTATGGCAAGATGACTATTCTTGACACAGAAGGTTTGGAGTCAACCTCCTGTGAGTGTTATGTGATCGTTAAACGAGAGTTCGAGCGCTTGCTGGGTGGTAATTCAGCTTTTAGCTAG
- a CDS encoding CBS domain-containing protein, with protein sequence MPRTVADVMSRNPIVVRPETPLQEAIQILAERRISGLPVVDDARKLVGIISETDLMWQETGVTPPAYIMFLDSVIYLKNPATYERDLHKALGQTVGEVMSKNPITISPDKPLKEAAKIISDRKVHRLPVLDSEGQVIGILTRGDIIRAMAASQD encoded by the coding sequence ATGCCTAGAACCGTTGCCGACGTGATGAGCCGCAATCCAATTGTTGTCCGCCCAGAAACTCCTCTTCAAGAAGCCATCCAAATTTTGGCAGAACGACGCATTAGTGGGCTACCTGTTGTAGATGATGCCAGAAAACTGGTAGGTATTATCTCGGAGACAGATTTGATGTGGCAAGAAACTGGTGTCACTCCTCCGGCTTACATTATGTTTCTTGATAGTGTCATCTATTTAAAGAATCCTGCCACTTACGAACGTGACTTACACAAGGCTCTGGGACAAACTGTAGGGGAAGTGATGAGTAAAAACCCGATTACTATTTCCCCTGACAAACCTCTAAAAGAAGCCGCAAAAATCATTAGCGATCGCAAAGTTCACCGCTTACCGGTACTTGACAGCGAGGGCCAAGTTATTGGTATTCTCACCCGTGGTGACATTATTCGGGCAATGGCAGCAAGCCAAGATTAG
- a CDS encoding S-layer homology domain-containing protein: MLHSNPLAVSISLAVLLTSLTACSNSQIAKNLEQSLAADSRLKDNPVIFGGNQTGDRPTQQNNSAVQLPTDFPKEIPLYPNAQLQEVIPSSDTENRVSTRWLSSDPINFIASYYRNQFQTNNWQIVQQPTDEQGGSFEARHNDLQLKVTIVPKPVTSAAPNQPQTATELLIEYQPSTTTTAQTGQSTNNIVPQPSDSQFVGPVQPNNSVSQPVSTPNTTNNTIGASGTSPQEFSDLNKVPQELRKYIQDLAALGVLSLESNATKSNSNNTTNQFAPNQAITHREYARWLVAANNAMHPNNPSKQIRLASESAQPAFSDVPPTDPDFSAIQGLAEAGLIPSPLSGDSTQVLFRPDAPLTREQLILWKVPLDTRQALPTANLDAVKQTWGFQDVGKIDSKALRAVLADFQNGEQSNIRRVFGYTTLFQPKKPVTRAEAAAALWYFGTQGEGMSATDALKLQRSPQPTSQPQSQ, encoded by the coding sequence GTGCTGCACTCTAACCCTTTGGCTGTGTCAATCAGCTTGGCAGTTTTACTCACTTCGTTAACAGCCTGTTCCAACAGTCAAATCGCCAAGAATCTAGAACAGTCTTTGGCGGCAGACTCAAGGTTGAAAGACAATCCCGTAATTTTTGGTGGCAATCAAACAGGCGATCGCCCAACTCAACAAAACAACTCAGCAGTACAGTTACCAACTGATTTTCCTAAAGAAATCCCCCTTTATCCCAACGCCCAATTACAGGAAGTTATTCCTAGTAGTGATACAGAAAACCGAGTATCAACACGTTGGTTAAGCTCAGATCCAATCAATTTCATCGCCAGCTACTACCGCAACCAGTTTCAGACAAATAACTGGCAAATTGTGCAACAGCCAACCGATGAACAGGGAGGCTCTTTTGAAGCACGGCACAATGATTTACAGCTAAAAGTAACAATTGTGCCTAAACCCGTGACTAGCGCAGCACCTAACCAACCACAAACAGCTACCGAATTACTAATTGAGTATCAACCAAGTACTACAACCACAGCACAAACTGGTCAAAGTACTAATAACATAGTTCCTCAGCCGAGTGACTCGCAGTTTGTAGGGCCTGTACAACCAAACAACTCAGTATCACAGCCAGTTAGCACACCTAACACCACAAATAACACTATAGGTGCATCTGGAACAAGTCCGCAGGAATTTAGCGACCTGAATAAGGTGCCACAAGAATTGCGGAAATACATTCAAGATTTGGCAGCTTTGGGTGTTTTGTCTCTAGAATCCAATGCTACCAAAAGCAACTCCAACAACACAACTAACCAGTTTGCACCAAATCAAGCCATTACCCACCGCGAATACGCTCGTTGGCTAGTAGCTGCTAATAATGCCATGCATCCCAACAATCCGTCTAAACAGATTCGTTTAGCATCGGAAAGTGCTCAACCAGCCTTTAGTGATGTACCACCAACAGATCCTGATTTTTCAGCTATTCAAGGATTGGCGGAAGCTGGTTTGATTCCTAGTCCTTTATCTGGTGATTCTACCCAAGTTTTGTTTCGTCCTGATGCACCGTTAACACGAGAGCAGTTGATTTTATGGAAAGTGCCTCTAGATACTCGCCAAGCATTGCCCACTGCTAACTTAGATGCGGTAAAACAAACTTGGGGCTTTCAAGATGTCGGCAAAATTGACTCCAAAGCGTTACGAGCTGTGCTGGCAGATTTCCAGAATGGCGAACAATCAAATATTCGACGGGTATTTGGCTATACGACACTGTTTCAACCTAAAAAGCCAGTGACTCGTGCTGAAGCAGCTGCGGCGCTATGGTATTTTGGCACTCAAGGTGAGGGAATGTCGGCCACTGATGCTTTGAAATTACAGCGATCGCCACAACCTACTTCACAACCACAATCCCAGTAG
- a CDS encoding DUF760 domain-containing protein has translation MSNPSNRVSEFFNSESEASSPLWQYVKSLTPETISQLSKPGSSEVLQVMERNIIGLLGNLSSEHFDVTITTSRENLGRLLASAMISGYFLRNAEQRMNFELALQGMEPNNKENE, from the coding sequence GTGAGTAACCCATCCAATCGAGTTTCAGAATTTTTTAACAGTGAGTCAGAGGCTAGCAGCCCGTTATGGCAATATGTTAAATCTCTAACTCCAGAGACTATCAGCCAGCTTTCCAAACCTGGTTCTTCAGAAGTCCTTCAGGTGATGGAACGTAATATCATCGGACTATTAGGAAATCTATCTTCCGAACACTTTGATGTTACCATTACTACCAGCCGGGAAAACCTTGGTCGCTTGTTAGCATCAGCTATGATTAGCGGTTACTTTTTGCGCAACGCTGAACAGAGAATGAATTTTGAATTAGCATTGCAAGGAATGGAACCTAATAACAAAGAAAATGAATAA
- a CDS encoding histidine kinase: protein MQASQDQPIYSEAPLQLLLFVDGRPKSRQQVQRIRAYLKELEADYKFELQIIDVGQQPYLAEHFKLVATPALIKIHPEPRHILAGSNIVAQLKSWWPRWQAAVDAYVKLQNGLQDNLEDNGRLPPSPKSSIRSVAVSAELIRLSDEIFRLKQEKEQLEEQLQFKDRVIAMLAHDLRNPLTAIAIAIDTLQSNYNQEKGKFDRLTPTMAAHLFKQGRNQTRLIDRMITDLLQVGRNNEREFPIQPQKTDLGQLCFEMIEELRDRYTIKSLKIEKDIPKDLPCVYADPERIRQVLMNLLDNAIKYTPLGGTISVAGLHRTTQKVQFSIGDSGPGIPEENRDRIFENHFRLERDEAQEGYGIGLCLCQRIVRAHYGQIWVDTAPNGGAWFHFTLPVYPS from the coding sequence ATGCAAGCTTCCCAGGATCAGCCTATTTATTCTGAGGCTCCACTGCAATTGTTACTGTTTGTCGATGGGCGACCAAAGTCACGGCAACAAGTGCAGCGAATTCGTGCTTACTTAAAAGAATTAGAGGCTGACTATAAGTTTGAACTTCAAATTATTGACGTCGGGCAACAACCCTATCTGGCAGAACATTTTAAACTGGTAGCAACACCAGCTTTAATCAAGATTCACCCAGAACCCAGACATATTCTAGCTGGTAGTAACATAGTTGCTCAACTAAAAAGCTGGTGGCCACGATGGCAAGCCGCAGTAGATGCTTACGTAAAATTACAGAATGGATTGCAGGATAACTTGGAAGATAATGGGCGCCTACCACCATCACCGAAATCCTCTATTCGTTCGGTTGCTGTTTCTGCTGAACTGATTCGATTATCTGATGAAATTTTTCGCTTGAAACAGGAAAAAGAGCAACTAGAAGAGCAACTACAGTTCAAAGACCGGGTAATAGCAATGTTAGCCCACGACTTACGCAATCCATTAACTGCGATTGCGATCGCCATAGATACTCTGCAATCTAACTACAATCAAGAAAAAGGCAAGTTTGATCGACTCACACCGACTATGGCTGCGCACTTGTTTAAACAAGGACGCAACCAAACTCGGCTCATTGACCGTATGATTACTGATCTATTACAAGTAGGTCGTAACAACGAAAGAGAATTCCCCATTCAACCGCAAAAAACAGATCTCGGTCAACTCTGTTTTGAAATGATTGAGGAATTACGCGATCGCTACACGATCAAATCTTTGAAAATTGAAAAAGATATTCCCAAAGATTTGCCTTGTGTTTATGCCGATCCAGAACGTATCCGCCAAGTTTTGATGAATCTGCTGGATAACGCGATTAAGTATACACCCCTGGGTGGTACTATTAGTGTGGCGGGACTGCATCGCACTACGCAAAAAGTTCAGTTCAGTATTGGCGATTCAGGCCCCGGCATTCCCGAAGAAAATCGCGATCGCATCTTTGAAAATCATTTCCGTTTAGAACGAGATGAAGCTCAAGAAGGCTACGGGATAGGCTTATGTTTATGCCAGCGTATAGTCCGCGCCCATTATGGTCAAATTTGGGTAGATACTGCCCCTAATGGTGGAGCATGGTTTCACTTTACGTTACCAGTGTATCCAAGTTAA
- a CDS encoding class II aldolase/adducin family protein, producing the protein MQAISLNKPNLPEPPSFTSPEEERLHRKQRLAAAFRLFSRFGFSEGVAGHITARDPEYPDCFWVNSFGMHFSLIRVSDLILVNHQGDVIEGDRPINQAAFAIHSQVHMARPDVVAAAHAHSLYGKSWSSLGRLLDPLTQDACSFYENHSLFDDYTGVVLQPEEGRRIAKTLGDNKAIILKNHGLLTVGHSVDEAAWWFITMERTCQAQLLAEAAGKPIPIKHQYASLAHSQVGSHYMGWFSFQPLYEMIVRQEPDLLE; encoded by the coding sequence ATGCAAGCTATATCTCTTAATAAGCCAAATCTGCCTGAACCCCCCTCCTTTACTTCGCCAGAAGAAGAACGCCTGCATCGCAAACAACGTTTGGCAGCAGCATTTCGACTATTTTCTCGCTTTGGATTTAGTGAAGGTGTGGCAGGACATATTACCGCTCGCGATCCAGAATACCCTGATTGCTTCTGGGTTAACTCCTTTGGTATGCACTTTAGTTTAATTCGAGTGAGCGATTTAATTTTGGTGAATCATCAAGGTGACGTGATTGAAGGCGATCGCCCAATTAACCAAGCAGCTTTTGCGATTCACTCCCAAGTGCATATGGCTCGTCCTGATGTTGTAGCGGCAGCTCATGCTCACTCACTTTACGGTAAAAGCTGGTCTAGTCTTGGTCGCCTACTTGATCCTCTCACCCAAGATGCTTGTTCTTTTTATGAAAACCACAGCCTATTTGATGATTATACGGGTGTAGTTCTGCAACCAGAAGAAGGCAGGCGTATTGCCAAAACTCTAGGTGATAATAAAGCCATTATTCTTAAAAATCACGGCTTGCTCACTGTCGGTCATTCGGTTGATGAAGCTGCATGGTGGTTTATCACAATGGAGCGCACCTGTCAAGCTCAATTACTGGCAGAGGCTGCTGGTAAGCCTATTCCCATCAAACACCAATATGCTAGTTTGGCACATAGCCAAGTCGGTTCGCACTATATGGGATGGTTTAGTTTTCAACCACTGTATGAGATGATTGTGCGTCAAGAACCCGACTTGCTGGAGTAA